GCCAACTAGGGGCAAAAACTTGGGACGCCAACGCCAATGAAAATCAGGCTTGGCTCAATAACCCAAATCGCAAAGGCACTGATGATATGGGACGAGTGTATGGCGTACAAGGACGGCGTTGGCGTAAACCTAATGGCGAAACAGTGGATCAACTTCGTAAGGTTGTAGATAATTTGAGCAAAGGCATTGATGATCGTGGCGAAATTATTACTTTTTATAACCCTGGCGAATTTGACTTAGGTTGCCTACGCCCTTGTATGCACACTCATACTTTTTCATTATTGGGCGACACCCTCTATTTAACCAGCTACCAACGTTCTGCGGATATGCCCTTAGGATTTAATTTTAATCAAGTGCAGGTCTTTACTTTCCTTGCCCTTATGGCGCAAATCACAGGTAAAAAAGCAGGTATGGCTTACCATAAAGTCGTCAACGCCCATATTTACGAAGATCAACTGGCATTAATGCGTGATGTCCAATTAACACGCCAGCCTTATCCTTTGCCTAAATTAATCATCAACCCAGAAATCAAAACCCTAGAAGATCTTGAAACTTGGGTAACCCTTGATGATTTCAAGGTAGAAGGCTACCAATATCACCCACCAATTAAATATCCGTTTTCGGTGTAAAGTATAAAAAGTGCGGTCAGTTTTAAAAAAATTTCTGCAAAACTGACCGCACTTGTTTTATAGCCGTTTGATTTAAAATAAGACAAAGCGTGCCAACACCGTATTATTTTAAAGTGAGATAACTTTAATCCTCAATAACAGGATAAAATACCTCCCCCCATTGTTGTGTAGGATTATCTAACATAATATCAATAATAATTGGTACTAGATTCATCATAATACCGCACGCATCACGAATTTGAGAGCGATTAACTGCACTATTCCAAGTTGCCCCACCATGGACTAATTGATTACGCAAAGTATATAAACGAGAAAAAATAATATGTAATATTTCGATTGTATTTTGCTGAGCTAAGGCTTGATAAGCTTGTTGTTTTTCTCGTTCAAAGCTCACTCGCCAATCGTTTAATTGATATTGATTATAATAATTCCAGAATGGTTGATAAACAAATTGGTTTTCTAACAATGTACGAATAGCTTTAGGGAATTGTTGCCAAATCAAACGATAAAGATGTTTTTGCTGATCTAATTGACAAATTAATTGTAAAAAGTCTTTTAGTTGATCTCTTTCTGATTGACAATTAAATAAATCTTTCGCATAAGCTGCATTAAAGGCTATCCAACTAAAAATAAATTGACTATCCATATCATTACTTTGTTCTGCTTTATTTAACCAACTTAAAGAACGATGAATACGTAATGATAATTGAGCGGATAGTTGTTCTCGTAATTCACGATGTTTTTGTTTAAGAGATTGATAGTTGTACATAAGATCAATTATTGTAGTTAATATTATAGAATAATAAGTAAAGCAACTTAATTATAAAAAATCAAGTTGCCTTTGTATTGGTTAAAATGTTAAATCTATTATAAGAAAATATCTTGAATACCGATACTTTGTTGTGGGCTAAGAATAATAGCTATACCATTTTCAATATCCCAAGAACAGTCAGCCAAAATAGCAAAACTTCCATCACGTTTAAACAGTAATGTTTTAGGTTTAATCTTCTCATCATTACTTATGTTTTCGGCTGTAATATAGCCATTTAATAAAGCATTAGCCTTTTTCTCATATTCAGATTGTTTATTTAAAAATGAAGCCAGAGATTGTTTTTGCTCTTCTGAAATAGATTGTGATTTTTGTGATTGGAAAACACAACTTACTTCATACTCTTTGTTATTTAATGAAAGTTTAAGTTTAGTATTACTTACCCAGCCATAATTAAAAGTAACTTCATCTAATAAATTATTTAGTTGTGTCATTATGCTTGTCCTCCATTAGAAACTTCTTGTTTTTTAACTGAAATACCGCCATTATGTGGAATATTATTATGTACTTCACTTGGTACTAACTGCATAGTTTTACAATCTTGATGTTCATGCCAAGTATGATTATTTTCTTTACGCCATTGAGCAACATCATCAGCCGTCCAATCAGCTTTACCATCTTTACTGGATTTAGACCACTCTTCCGCCATTTTATCATCGGCTTGAGCAAAGTTTTTCCAGCGTTCTGTAGTAAAATCATCAATTTTTACTTCGCCACTAGATACTTCTGAAAAATCAGGATAACCATCTTCAAAAGGTATACCATCTATATCATATTTATCAAGAATTTCCTTCCAAGTTTTAAAATCAGGATTACCATTTTTTTTATTCTCAGGATCTGGAATAACATCTGGGTTAGGTTTCCATACAGAATCGCCTTCTTTATCCACCCATTCGCCCCCTATCCTTGGAATACCAAATAGTCTTGAGTTTTCTCTTTCTTTAAACAAGAGATAAGTTTTTAAGTCCATGTTATCTAATACATCATTATCAACTTTTTGATCTAAATAATATTCTAAATTATTAAAAACTTCTTTAAGTTCGTTCATTATATTTCTCCTATGCTTATGAAGTGAATTGTTTATATTGTTCTCGACAAATATGATAAAATTTCTGACCATAAATGTCTTTTTTTCGATACATTTCTAAACAACTATCTGTTGCAAATAACAATAGCTCTTCTGAGGTATTATCTCCAATTTGTTCCACAACAAATCTTTTCAATTTTATTAAAAATGCTTCTAGGTCTATATCCTTATTCATATTTCTAATTAATTGCATTGTCTGATTACCTAGCCCTGTTACTTCAAGGAAAATACCTTGTAATAAGGATTTATCCTGCGGAGCTTTACCTCTATGTTTATGAATATGATGAATAGCATAAATAATTTCTTTTTTATTTTTTATGCTAATATCAAAATAATCGATATTTTTTTCTAATATACTTAAATCGATTTTTTCCATATTTATCATGGATTTGCTTAATAATAAACGGGCAAGATGAAGATTAAATGTTGTTCTATCAACAATATTATTATTTGAGGTTGGTGGCTGATAATTAAATAACGCATTATCAACTTTAAAGTGATTGACTTGGCATAATACGGCCTCCAACCAATTATTTTGGTAAACAACAGCATTGCCTTTAGGAAGTTTCGCCAATTCTGCAATTTGCTCATCATTTAAAGCTGCAGCTTTACCAGCTAATCTTCTATCAGTATCATCAGGCAATCGCATAATAATTTTGGTATTAGTATTACGAATTGCTGAAATATCTACTGCATTGGGCGATTGATCTGCAATAATAAAGCCTTCTCCATAAGTTCGCATTTCAGCAATGGCATTAGACAGCATTTCAACCGCTTTTCCGGCTACATTTGCCCCTTCACTGTTTTGCTCAGTAGAGGTTCTTTTTAAAATATTATGTGCTTCTTCTAATATTGTAATATGTCGAAGTTCAGAGTTAATACGTTTACTGGTCATACGGTATTCGGTTAAACGTAAAATTAATATCCCCATAATTAAGGATTTTGTTTCTTGAGATCCTACTCGGCTTAAGTCAATAATTACATTCTCATCAAATAAAACTTCATTACCAATTTCATTACTAGAAAATATTTGGCTATTTAATCCATTGGTTAAGGAACGGATACGAGTTATTAATGAGCCTGAATAATTACTTTTTACCTCTTGAGAATAACTAGATTCCTCAATAACAAGTTCTAATGCTTCCAATAAATCACAGAAATTAGGGAATAAATTTTCACTAGTTCTATTATTGGAAGTTGTTAAATCCCAACCAGCATTTTCATAGGCAAGCAAAATGGCTTCTTTTAAAATCGCTGGCATAGCGGCATACATTGGCCAGCAAACATTAAAAATTTCCACTAAACGATCGATATGTTCAAAAACATGAATACCTTTAGGAAATTTAAATGGATTAATTTTTAATACTTCCGCCTCTGTAATATTGGTAGAAAATACTCTTACATTATCTTTATTACCAAAAATATGTTTATATTCACCTTTCGCAGGTTCAATTGCTAAGAAAGGAATATCTTTCTGCATCAATTCATCAATAATTTGATAGACAGTATTGCTTTTTCCTGATCCAGTTGAGCCAGTAACAAATACATGGCTGGTTAAATCATTAAGATTTAACGAAACTCTTTGTTGGGTATCCGCCCATAAATGGCGTATTTTACCTAATTCAATACTTTTATTTTCATTATAGTGAATATTTTGATCGAGATTTTGAATACTACGCCCAAAGGATTGTGTTTCTATCACAGGGGTGGCTGTAGTAGAGCGTCTTGGTAAACTCAACTGTATTGCTACTTCTTTACTTGAAAGCAATGTAGCTGGGGTTAAATAATTTAACTCAATAGCTTGAAATATATTAGGTTTCAAACGTGGGTGAGATAAATTCTTTAGCCAGTTTAATATATTGTTAAGTTGTTTTTTTTCTTTATTGCTCCATGTTGTTAAAGCAAAATTTTCGCCATTAGAATCTTTTCCTCTCATCAAGCCTAAAAAGATACTGGCTAATGCTTCTGTTGAAGCTGTATTTTTACTCATAAAGTAGGCGGCACTTTGCCAACCACCATAACGTTGTGCATCATCTAAGCGTTGTAAATGTTGATCAATACGTTTTAACCATTGTTCAATATGCTTATTAGTTGTTTCTAAATTAATTTGATAAGAATTACCAAGCGTTTGTGTATCACTCACGGTTTTTCCATAGCTTTGAGTTTCAGTAGCCGTTTGCCCTTGAGCATAAGAACTTGCATTGCTTATAGAATGAGAAGTACCGTATGATGTGGAATCACTAGAGCCTTTAGTATAGGTATCGGATAGCGTGTTAACTGCCGACATTACTGCTCCTCCAGCTATCATACCGATAGGTCCAAATGCAATTGTTGCACCTGCTGCCGCTACTCCAGCAATTGTCCCCATTATTTTGTCTTCTGTACTTTTGCCGGATACAGATTGATTTGTAGTATAGGTTTTATTTTTTGTTTTGGTATCAGTGTAAGTGCTTGTTTCAGTCGAAGTTAAACTTTGTCCTAAAGCTGTACTAATGGTTTCATTTAACGATAAACTTACAGCTTGACTTTGATTTTCACCAAATGAGACTTGTTGTTTTAATAAAGGTGAAATATGCGTTGCGATTTGTTCATAAGAAGTTCGAATATTAGATAATTGATGTGTCGTAAGAGGCTCCGCCAAAATTAGTGCTTGATAAGTACGCCCTTCCGCTGCATCAATAAAACGTTCTAAGCCTTGGGAAAAATGCTCTCGTTCTTCAGTTGATAAAGAGGGTATACTGGAAACAGCAGTAACAGATTGAATCTCATTATTATCTGCCTCCTGTTTTGTTATTTTATTAAGTAAATCTTGGCTTTGTGTACCATCTAATTGATGAAGTAAACTGCCTGAAAAATGTCCTTTAAAAGATTCTTGTAATAATTTGCCAGCAGTTCCTCCTTGTAACCTATTTTTTTCTCCTCGTACCCCTAAGTAGAGATCCGTTTTATTACCATCACTATCTAACCAAATAAATACTGAAAATCCCGCTGTACCCAAAGCAACATAAGTTGCAGTTAAGCTTTCTAAGACGGCTTGTTTATTTTCTAAAACAATACGTTCTACTTTAAAAATACGTACATCACCATTAATATTGATATTATTAGAGAATAAAGGATGCACTTGGTAATTTGACATCTCTATTAAATAATCTTTATTAATAAGTTTAGTGCCATCCAATAATACATCCATAGCTTTTTGTTGTATATTATTAGCTGTATTTTTTGTCATAACTTGTTGGTTCATAAAACTTACTCCTACCGAAATGCAGATAATAATAACAATAAACCTGCTAGTACAGCTCCACCAATAATAGCAATTGTTTTAATAAATTGATTTTGTCTATCCTGAGGAGTAGATTGATTATGATTATTGTCATATTGATTAGATCGTTGTTTTTGCTCTTTTTGGTTGTTATATTGATAAGTTTGCTGTGTCGATTTAATATTTTCTTTATTAAAGCCAGATAGACCATTTTCAATCATAAAATCACGAACATTTACTAAATGTAAAAGACGTTCTAAGGAAAAATTATGGTTTAAATAGCTTTGCTGATAAGAAAAATATTCATCATCCCAAGATTTTTCATTTTCATCATAGGCAGGATGAAATTTTTTAACTGAATAAGCTTCAAAAAATGTTGGGATATTTTGCCGAATATATGATATGACAAGTAAAATATCTTTTGTAGCTAGCCGTTGATTTGATAGCATAAACAACAGTTTGTTTTTAATAGCATCAATATCGCCTTGAGCAACAATGTTTTTTAGCTCTATATCTGGTACATAATTTTTTAATAAATCAATATGCTTATCTAATTGTTTAAAAGAGATGTGCGAATTAGTGTAGGTATCGTTTTGATTGTTATCAGATGATAAATCCTCTTGTACTTTGGTTAGCTCGAAACCTTTTTCTCCCCTTTTTTGTAAAACACGTTTCACTTCGATTAAATGTTCACAAATTTCCTTGGAAAAATTTCTTTTGGCTATGGCAAATAGTTTATAAAAATAATCACTATTCCAATAGGCTTGTTCTTGAATATATTGATTTTCTTCAGGTGTGATTGCAATAAATTCATTTTCATCTAACTTATTCAATAAAACTTTTGATTCAGTAGCAGGGATTGTTTTATTGCCTAAATTATTCAGAAATTTGTCTTTTGTTTCTTTCATTGTAATTAATCCTTTTTAGATGATTATTGCTACATCAAATATGATGTAGCAATATAGAATGATTATAACTCTATGATTTTATTTAACTCTATGGTTTTATCTAACTCTTGTTCAAAGTTTTGAATTACCATTAATTTATTTTTAGCTTCGGCTATAGCTTGTTTAAGGTTTGCACTATTTTTAATCGTTTCTTTATAATCCTCTAATAATTGATTAAAGCGTTGGTCAAATTGAGCATTAAAGAATAGAATAAATTGTTCTACTAACTGTTCGCCATTTTCCAACACTTTTGCTTTTGCACTACGCATTAAACTATTAAAGGCATTAATTACCTCGCTAGAACGATTATCCCAAACCTGTTCTAAATCAATATATTCTTTCTCAATCTCCTTATAATAGCCATCACCCCATGAGAATATGTTCCACCATGTACTTGTACTAACCCATTCATCAGTTTTTTCCATTTCAATATTTATTTCATCTTTTTGGATTTTAGATATAGTATTAAAATTGAATGCATTAACTTGATGCTTAATACCTGTTAATACAGATAGATTTAAACTTTCAACTTCACTAAAGAGTCTTTCCACAAAACGATGATAATCCTTGGCTAGCTCTTGTTTTACAGTATCTTGATCCATTTCAATTAATTCTTCTAAATCAAGAATAGTGCGGTTATATTCATGTTTAATGTCTTTAGTAAAGCTATCAAGTAATTTCTCAGCCTCATTTGGTTTTACTTTGCCTTTGAACTTATCTTGCCATTGATTAATTAATTGGCGAGTTTTACTTTCTTGAGTTAACAGACTTTTAGCTACAGTATTGGAAATACCTCGTTCTTGTTGTTTTAATTGCTCAATATAGCCCTCGCTAGTAAACCCTTCTTTACGTTTTTGTTCAAGTACTCCAATGCTTTGAGCTAATTTTTCTAATTCTCCTTGATTTTGATTTAGACTCGCTTTAATTTTCTCTTTATTTGAACTGTCTTCAATAATACGTTTTAATGCCTCATAAGCGCGGTTTACCCTATGTGGTAAATTATATTTATTAATATAGTCATCAATCATGGCTTCTACTGCAGGTAGGCCACTGCGATATAGGGCTATGGGGTAATTTTTTTTGTCTAAATCCATTTTGACTTGTGGGCTAAGTGGCATATATTGCACTAAATCCATTGTGGCTTCTTCTTTAAATAGATCAATTTTGCCATTCATATCAGCACGTTCGAGACGTGTTAATAAGTCTTCATTTAGTGCATGTTTCCTTAGTAAGCCTGTTAAATAAGCCGATACAGGATATACCATAGGATTCTGAATACCATTTTTTTCCAAATAAGTTTTTGCTCTTTCTACTACGCCTTCAATGTTTTCCCCTTTTTCTGGATCAAACACATCCGCTTTATTGACAACAAAAATAAAGCGATCACGGTTTTGTTTACCCTCTTTATGCATTATTTCAGCAATATCTTGTAAAAGAGAACGATCATCGTTAATCCCTAACTGTGTACCATTTAATACATATAAAATAAGTGGATTCCGTTTAGAATCACGAATATGTCTCATTGTGGCTAAATTATGTGTTTGATCTTGACTATTATTTGGTCCCGGGGTATCCGTTAAAACTAAACGAACATTGTCTCGCTCAGTAATACCAACAATATTTCCCTCAATATTGATTTGATGGGTTTCCTTATCTTTATTCCAGTTACTTAATATTTCAAGTGATTCATCAGCTTCAGTTTTGGTAGTAAAACAAAGATTAGTATTTTTACTAAGATATTTCCCATTTTTATCAATACGGTTGGCAATAAAATATCCTCTTTCCATGCTGTCATTATCTTTAATAGAGGCAATAGTAGCTGTCGTGGCTTCATTAAGGGCTGGTAAAACGCCACAGCCAAGCATGGCATTAATTAAAGTGGATTTTCCTGAAGACATGGTTGCCACAACATACACATCAAAATCACGATTAATTGCTTCTTCAAAATCCTCTTTTACCTGAGGATTATCGGCAATATAGCTACTAAATATCGGATCATTTTTAGCTTGTTCCATTAATTCTTGAATTTTGTTTAAGCGTTGTTCACCACCATCCACTTCTGTACATTGCAGTTCAATATCCATACCTTGTTCTTTGGCATTTTCTACCGCTAGTTGCATATCTGCACAATCTGTTGTTGTGCCTTTAAAATGAATATTAAACGAAGTCTGATTATTAAGTTCCCTATATAAAGCTTCAAATAAATGATCAATCCAATGCTGTAAACGTTGATTTTTGTATTGATCTAATTCAGAATTTTCAGCAATATCATACCCATCAACTTTGAAAGTTGTTTGAATAGTAAATGGGTTATGTTCAATGAATATTTTGTGCGGATTCATAAGGTTTTCTCCTATATTTGTTGGTTTGATAATGTTTTTTTCTAAGTTGATATAATAAGAAATTAAATGTTCTAATAAAGGAATACCGCTATTAACTAATGCTTTAGCTAACTCTTTAGAGGAAATATTTCGTTTTGTGCCAACAGAAAAGCTTTTTGTTTGATCAGTAGTGATTTCCAATTTAGAATCAAAAGTTTCTAATAATCCTACAGGTAAGTTAAGATAGTATTTAAAAACACTTTTTGTGGGTTCTGCTAAATGGGATAATAATGAAACCTTATCATAATAAGTTATTTTATCACCATTTATTATTTTTCTTAAATTTAAGGCATTTACCGCTGATGTTGATATAATAATTGGTTTTGTAAAACCTAATTTTTTTAGATAAAGATTAGCATTGTTTAGCATATCTAGTAAACTTTCTTTCTCTTCATCTATAACATCAATTTTATTTAAAACAAAGACAATATTCTTATCGCAACGTTTGCTTAAAATATTTTTTATGTTCTTTAATAAAAGATAATCATCGTTGATACCTAATTGTGTGGCATTCAGAATATAAATTAATAAGTTATAATCGCCATTATCTAAATAATCTTGGGTTATTTTTTGATGTCGGTAGTCTTGACTATTATTTACACCCGGCGTATCTATAATAGACCAATGATGTTCTTGATGAGAAAAATTAGCTAAACACCCTTTTACCTTAATATGATTAATTGCTGGATTTTTATTCCATTGCTTTAATAAATCACGATTAACATTATCAATATAGTATTCTCTTGTGTTGATTTCTGCATTTTCACTTTGTTCATTAAAACTTATATAAGCATAGAAATTTTTTTGGCTGCAATGTTGTATCTCCGTTATAAGTGATGTTGTAGCTTCATTTGCAGAATGTAATAGATTTTGGCCTATTAAAGCATTAATCAGAGTAGATTTACCTGAACTCATTGTAGAAACAATTAATACTTTAAAGTTGTTTTCTTTATCAAGAGTAATTTTATTCATAGATTGTTCCTGTATAATTTCTGCATTTTAGTATTTGTCAAAATACAGCCTTTCTTATATCATTACTTTTACAATTAGGACAAATAACTTGATTATTTTTAAATAAGTTACTTATTCTATTAAGAATATTATTATGATCTATATAAAAATGATGATCGCATTGATAACAACGATAATATTGTCTCCCCTTTATTCTTTGTAAAGGGGATTGATAAAATTGATTAGTCATATTGTTTTATCCTGAATATTACAAATTATTTTATATAAATAGGGTAAAATATATTTTTCTCTTTTATCAATAAGTGATTAAAAATAAAGAACTGTTAATCTAATTTTTAGGTTTAGTTAATTTTATTTTTAACGTAAATTTAATTAAGTCGTATTCGTATTCAAGATCATATTCTTTATGTAAGTTTATTAACAATGTTAATCCTAAACAAATAATAGCCGTAAGTGCTGCAATACTTAATCCTGTTGTAGCACTAAGCGTTGCAACTCCTACAGCTGCAGAGCTACCGCCTGTAAAAGGTATTGCTGCTATTGATGCACTTAAAGCTAATAAAGAAAATTTTCCTAAATTTTTAACTTTTTTGCTTTTCTTTATTTGTTCAGCTAATTCTCCTTTTACGATAAATTCAGGTTCTTTATTTTTTACAGCTTTCTCTAATTCTTCTTTAGTCGTGATAACTAACATAACAACTCCTTATTTAATATAAATTTACTGTTTCTTTATTTCCCCAAATACTCCCTCAATCCCATCTCTAACTCCTGTTGCCAATCTTCTGGGCTAATAATGGTTAAATTTGGGATCCAATAGCGAATAATTGGGAAAAGTTCTAGTTTATGAGAAATCATTGTCGAGATAATTAATTCGCCATTATCTAATTGCTTTACTGTTTTTTGTTCAGGCAATAATGAACGGCGAGTAAAATATTGGCTAACTTCTGCTTTTATTTTAATGATAATTTCTACTTTATGTTCTTTGTGCCAAACGCTTTCTTCTTGTTCAATTCTCTTTAATAAGTTTTGATCTACTTCAAATTGAATAAAGGTTTTTTGAATTTTATCTATTTTGCTAAGTAAAAAATTCTTAATTTTATTTTCGTGTTTAGCGGCGAGATACCAAATATCATTATGATTGACTAGTTTATAAGGTTCAACTTGATAGGTTTTCTTTTTATGAATGTAATAAAAAATAACTTGTGTTTTATCATTAATACAATCTTGTAATTTATTAAATTGTTCTTTAATGTCTTTTAAATCTTGGTAGCGATGCTTCACTGTAAAGCCAAGATTTTCATTTCTCATTTGTTTGTCGAGGTAATTCTTTTTGATATTTGGTAATAATTTATCGGTACTAATAGCTTGAGAAAAATGTTGAAAACTTTCTTCATCAAATTTACCTAGCTGTTCTTTTTCTAAAGAATATTTTCTTGGACGACCCGTATATTGAATATTTAATGAAGATAAGCGAGCAATATCTCGTTGGATAGTTTTCTCACTCACTTTATATTGTTGTGCTAATTCTTGACGTGTAAAAGATTCACCAAGATTAAGGCGACGAATAATGTCGACTAATCGATCAGCGAGTTTTTCACTGTAATCATTTACTTTTGGCATAGTGCTTTTCTCAGAAAAATAATTTTTAGTATGATTTCTAGTAATTTAAATAATTCTATTTTCTCCTCTCTATTTTGTTGATATTCATTATGGTTAAAGTCACCAATAGTTTTATCCATATTCATAATTATCTCATTTAAAAAAGAGTTAATATGGTTACAACTATAGTTTTCATAATTTAAAATTTCATCATTTATTTTATTTTTATATTCAATATTTTGTAATGATTTATTATTACCCATTTTTATAATAGAATGTAATAAATCTGCCTCAATAATCTCTATTGCATCTTCTTTTGAGTTTGTAAATATATTAAACAACAAATGAATTCTTTGGTGTACAAACATTAAAAGTGTTTTATAATTATTTTCTTTATCTTTTTTAAACTCGTTTTTATATATATATGAAAAACTCCTAATTGATCTAATAATATGACTTATATAATAATGTTTAATAGTATCATCATCTGGTTTCTTTATACAATTAAAAACTGTCTCACCTTTTTTATTCATTAATGTTATTTCTGCTTGTATCGGTTTGCTTCCACCTTTAATTTTAACAATAGAAGATTGATATAATGAATCAAATAAATCTTCTAATGAATTTTTATCTAGGTTATATAAAAAAACTAGTCCAGGTTCTAATTTACTTAATTTTCTTTGTAACTGTTTTATTTCTGCATCACAGATATATTCATTGAGAAGAATCCCCCATCCGTTATATTCCCTTTCAATGAAATCTTCAATATATCTATCTATATTTTCATTATTTAAGAATTCTTCTCTACTGACCAATTCAAACTTATTGCTCATAATAATCTCCTTTTTTGACAATCACAGATGTAGAATATTGCTTTTGATTAATATACTAACAACCAAATTAGACAGCTTATGTCCTCTTTTAAAGAATTATTTTGTCTTTTTTTGCAAGCCTTGACCTTTTTTACAGAATTTTATGTCGATTATAAGATCAAAATGCCGTTTACATCAATAGGCAAAAGCCTACTATTTTCTGTTAAATGCAGGAGGGTATATCGTTGCAAAAAACAGAAAAAAACTTGGGCAAAAATGTTGGTAGGGCGATTGCTAAATATCGCCAATCGGCAAAGCTGACGCAAGCCGAAGTTGCTGAGATTTTAAACATTAGTATTGATGCGGTTTCACGTATGGAACGGGGGATTATTATGCCCTCAGTGGCACGTTTAATTGAGTTAGCGGAAATTTTTGATTGTGAGGCGGCAGATTTGTTAACAGCGAGTAGCCCAAGATTACAAGATCAATCACAATATTTATTTCAGTTATTAAATCAATTAGATGAACAGGAACGTTGTCAATTAATCCATATTATTGAGTCAATGATTAATTGGCATAAAAAGGAATAAAATAATTTTATAGTCGTCTCATTTTAAATTGAAACATCTATATTTCTCTTTTCTATAAAAGTGCGGTCAGTTTTGCAGAAATTTTGGCAAAACTGACCGCACTTGTCATATTAAAAAGATTATATTCTGGCTTTTTCGCCACCAAATTCATCAAGTAAATGTTGGGTTAGATTGGCGAGTTCGCTGGTCATTAACAGAAAATCGGCATCAAAACGTTGAGCATAATCTTCTTTTAAAATATCGTCGTTTTTACTACGAATATCATCGGCAAATTTTAAGCGTTTTAAACTGCCATCTTCGTTAAAGAGAAAACTTAGATGATTTTCCCAATCTAAGGCTAATTTGGTAATGCG
Above is a window of Volucribacter amazonae DNA encoding:
- a CDS encoding HEPN domain-containing protein is translated as MYNYQSLKQKHRELREQLSAQLSLRIHRSLSWLNKAEQSNDMDSQFIFSWIAFNAAYAKDLFNCQSERDQLKDFLQLICQLDQQKHLYRLIWQQFPKAIRTLLENQFVYQPFWNYYNQYQLNDWRVSFEREKQQAYQALAQQNTIEILHIIFSRLYTLRNQLVHGGATWNSAVNRSQIRDACGIMMNLVPIIIDIMLDNPTQQWGEVFYPVIED
- a CDS encoding thymidylate synthase, coding for MQQYLDLCNKIIQHGTWIDNQRTGKRCLTLINADLSYDVGNNQFPLITTRKSYWKAAIAEFLGYLRGYDNAADFRQLGAKTWDANANENQAWLNNPNRKGTDDMGRVYGVQGRRWRKPNGETVDQLRKVVDNLSKGIDDRGEIITFYNPGEFDLGCLRPCMHTHTFSLLGDTLYLTSYQRSADMPLGFNFNQVQVFTFLALMAQITGKKAGMAYHKVVNAHIYEDQLALMRDVQLTRQPYPLPKLIINPEIKTLEDLETWVTLDDFKVEGYQYHPPIKYPFSV
- a CDS encoding ATP-binding protein, with product MNQQVMTKNTANNIQQKAMDVLLDGTKLINKDYLIEMSNYQVHPLFSNNININGDVRIFKVERIVLENKQAVLESLTATYVALGTAGFSVFIWLDSDGNKTDLYLGVRGEKNRLQGGTAGKLLQESFKGHFSGSLLHQLDGTQSQDLLNKITKQEADNNEIQSVTAVSSIPSLSTEEREHFSQGLERFIDAAEGRTYQALILAEPLTTHQLSNIRTSYEQIATHISPLLKQQVSFGENQSQAVSLSLNETISTALGQSLTSTETSTYTDTKTKNKTYTTNQSVSGKSTEDKIMGTIAGVAAAGATIAFGPIGMIAGGAVMSAVNTLSDTYTKGSSDSTSYGTSHSISNASSYAQGQTATETQSYGKTVSDTQTLGNSYQINLETTNKHIEQWLKRIDQHLQRLDDAQRYGGWQSAAYFMSKNTASTEALASIFLGLMRGKDSNGENFALTTWSNKEKKQLNNILNWLKNLSHPRLKPNIFQAIELNYLTPATLLSSKEVAIQLSLPRRSTTATPVIETQSFGRSIQNLDQNIHYNENKSIELGKIRHLWADTQQRVSLNLNDLTSHVFVTGSTGSGKSNTVYQIIDELMQKDIPFLAIEPAKGEYKHIFGNKDNVRVFSTNITEAEVLKINPFKFPKGIHVFEHIDRLVEIFNVCWPMYAAMPAILKEAILLAYENAGWDLTTSNNRTSENLFPNFCDLLEALELVIEESSYSQEVKSNYSGSLITRIRSLTNGLNSQIFSSNEIGNEVLFDENVIIDLSRVGSQETKSLIMGILILRLTEYRMTSKRINSELRHITILEEAHNILKRTSTEQNSEGANVAGKAVEMLSNAIAEMRTYGEGFIIADQSPNAVDISAIRNTNTKIIMRLPDDTDRRLAGKAAALNDEQIAELAKLPKGNAVVYQNNWLEAVLCQVNHFKVDNALFNYQPPTSNNNIVDRTTFNLHLARLLLSKSMINMEKIDLSILEKNIDYFDISIKNKKEIIYAIHHIHKHRGKAPQDKSLLQGIFLEVTGLGNQTMQLIRNMNKDIDLEAFLIKLKRFVVEQIGDNTSEELLLFATDSCLEMYRKKDIYGQKFYHICREQYKQFTS
- a CDS encoding HNH endonuclease translates to MNELKEVFNNLEYYLDQKVDNDVLDNMDLKTYLLFKERENSRLFGIPRIGGEWVDKEGDSVWKPNPDVIPDPENKKNGNPDFKTWKEILDKYDIDGIPFEDGYPDFSEVSSGEVKIDDFTTERWKNFAQADDKMAEEWSKSSKDGKADWTADDVAQWRKENNHTWHEHQDCKTMQLVPSEVHNNIPHNGGISVKKQEVSNGGQA